One genomic segment of Arachis duranensis cultivar V14167 chromosome 4, aradu.V14167.gnm2.J7QH, whole genome shotgun sequence includes these proteins:
- the LOC107485496 gene encoding cucumber peeling cupredoxin-like, translated as MAPPIAAYLAVFFALTTAVYAAASSSGYHNHTVGGASGWLFNSTTSTAATNYSSWASTQTFNLGDFLIFKTNTNQTVVQTYNETSYLSCNADDFDNGTFVYDSGSSSFSQALTISVPLTVVGRNYFFSDAADGLQCHRGLAFEINVNRGQGLPPSLNQPPPPPYIEPPGPDAAEQSPPSTVTLAPTGGASPLRVNALVAVCGFAAEILILLR; from the exons ATGGCGCCGCCCATCGCAGCCTACCTCGCGGTCTTTTTTGCTTTGACCACCGCCGTCTACGCTGCAGCATCATCCAGCGGATACCACAACCACACGGTGGGCGGCGCATCCGGATGGTTGTTCAACTCCACCACGAGCACAGCCGCCACCAACTACTCCTCTTGGGCTTCAACTCAAACATTCAACCTCGGCGATTTTCTCA TTTTCAAAACGAACACGAATCAAACGGTGGTTCAGACCTACAACGAGACCTCTTACCTGAGCTGCAACGCCGACGACTTCGACAACGGCACCTTCGTATACGATAGCGGAAGCAGTAGTTTCAGCCAGGCGTTGACCATTTCCGTTCCGTTGACCGTCGTCGGACGCAACTATTTCTTCTCCGACGCCGCCGACGGCCTCCAGTGCCATCGCGGCCTCGCCTTCGAGATCAATGTCAACCGCGGCCAAGGCCTGCCACCCAGCCTCAACCAACCGCCGCCGCCGCCCTACATCGAGCCGCCGGGTCCTGACGCCGCCGAACAGTCTCCACCGTCCACGGTGACGCTGGCCCCTACTGGAGGCGCGTCACCTCTGCGCGTTAATGCGCTCGTGGCTGTTTGTGGCTTCGCAGCGGAGATCTTGATACTGTTACGGTGA